One part of the Raphanus sativus cultivar WK10039 chromosome 7, ASM80110v3, whole genome shotgun sequence genome encodes these proteins:
- the LOC108818012 gene encoding lipoxygenase 2, chloroplastic: MFCKESTSSGLQTLSIAKSLSSPFHKPSPRINVPIWTGRRDKMCRRQNLSGRCKVRASQSNSGKKGDIVKEKAKKIKVKGFIKAQEGTLLEGLRWSRGLDDIADITGRSLLVELIAAETDTRTLMEKDPVEDYAQRVWFDGDSAEEKYECVFDMPEDFGTVGAIRIQNQHHREIFITDMELELPSGNVTFSCHSWVAPKSVDPAKRIFFSSKCYLPSTTPEPLKKLRKEELETLRGQNREKVGEFAKHERIYDYDVYNDVGNPDKDDELARPVIGGPSHPYPRRCKTGRKRSKKDPSTENREGEFYVPRDEEFSPTKGTAFTGKAVLAALPSVFTQIESIMLDPKSPFPHFKAIEDLFDVGINLPKDTGLLPMIPKLIKVVAEAQDDLLQFDPPVLLNRDRFSWIRDDEFARQTLAGLNPYCIQLVTEWPLTSKLDPAVYGDPNSLITWDIVEKEIRGVMSVDEALKNKRLFMLDYHDLLLPYVNKVRELDDSMLYASRTIFFLSDDSTLRPVAIELTRPPDVNRPQWKQVFTPGYNATSAWLWKLAKTHVVSHDAGYHQLISHWLRTHCCMEPYIIAANRQLSAMHPIYRLLFPHFRYTMEINARARQSLVNAGGIIETSFWPGKYSLELSSDVYGKLWRFDKEALPADLISRGLAVEDENAEHGVRLTIPDYPFANDGLMLWDALKEWITDYVKHYYPDAGLIVSDEELQEWWSEVKNIGHGDKKDEPWWPELKTQDDLIGVVTTIAWVASGHHAAVNFGQYGYGGYFPNRPTTTRIKMPVEEPTEEELTEFYEEPEKVLLKTFPSRKQATQVMVTLDLLSTHSPDEEYLGEEPEASWIDEPVIFAAYERFKGRLQYLEGVIDERNVNVSLKNRAGAGVVKYELLKPISEPGLTGMGVPYSVSI, encoded by the exons atgttctGTAAAGAGTCGACGTCGTCGGGTCTCCAGACCTTGAGCATAgcaaagagcctcagctctccGTTCCATAAACCATCGCCACGCATCAACGTCCCCATTTGGACAGGACGTCGAGACAAGATGTGTCGTCGTCAAAACCTCAGTGGACGATGTAAGGTCAGGGCATCACAGTCAAATAGCGGAAAGAAAGGTGACATAGTGAAAGAAAAAGCTAAAAAAATCAAAGTGAAGGGATTCATAAAGGCCCAAGAAGGGACGTTGCTGGAGGGCCTACGTTGGTCGAGAGGTCTCGATGACATTGCAGATATTACCGGTAGATCACTGCTCGTTGAGCTTATCGCCGCCGAGACTGACACCC GGACGCTGATGGAGAAGGATCCGGTAGAAGACTATGCACAACGTGTATGGTTCGATGGAGATTCCGCTGAAGAGAAGTATGAGTGCGTGTTTGACATGCCTGAAGACTTCGGAACCGTGGGGGCCATCAGGATACAAAACCAGCACCATAGAGAGATATTCATCACGGACATGGAGCTTGAGTTACCCAGCGGGAACGTTACGTTTTCATGCCACTCATGGGTCGCCCCCAAGTCCGTTGACCCAGCTAAGAGGATATTCTTTTCCAGCAAGTGCTACTTACCCTCCACAACCCCGGAGCCTCTTAAAAAGCTGCGGAAGGAGGAGCTGGAGACCTTGCGAGGCCAAAACCGCGAGAAAGTTGGTGAATTCGCCAAACACGAACGCATTTATGACTACGACGTGTACAACGATGTGGGTAACCCTGACAAAGATGACGAACTCGCCCGTCCTGTTATTGGAGGCCCCTCTCATCCGTACCCGAGACGGTGCAAGACTGGTCGCAAACGCTCCAAGAAAGACCCCTCTACGGAGAATCGCGAAGGGGAGTTCTATGTCCCCAGAGACGAGGAGTTCTCCCCAACCAAGGGAACGGCATTCACGGGCAAGGCCGTCTTGGCAGCTCTTCCCTCCGTGTTCACACAGATCGAGTCTATCATGCTGGATCCCAAATCGCCCTTCCCACACTTCAAGGCAATAGAAGATCTCTTTGACGTTGGCATCAATCTTCCCAAGGATACTGGCCTTTTACCTATGATCCCCAAACTTATTAAAGTTGTTGCTGAAGCTCAAGATGATCTTCTCCAGTTTGATCCCCCTGTTCTTCTTAACA GGGATAGATTTTCATGGATCCGAGACGACGAGTTTGCTCGCCAGACACTTGCAGGCCTTAATCCCTATTGCATTCAGCTAGTTACC GAATGGCCGTTGACAAGCAAACTAGACCCTGCGGTTTATGGTGATCCCAACTCACTCATTACTTGGGACATTGTGGAAAAAGAAATCAGAGGAGTCATGTCAGTTGATGAG GCTCTAAAGAACAAGAGATTGTTCATGTTGGATTATCACGACTTGCTACTACCGTATGTTAACAAAGTGAGGGAGTTGGATGATTCAATGTTATATGCTTCTCGAACAATATTCTTCCTCAGCGATGATAGCACATTAAGACCTGTTGCCATTGAGTTGACTCGTCCCCCAGATGTCAACAGGCCCCAATGGAAGCAGGTCTTCACGCCAGGGTATAATGCTACCTCCGCCTGGCTATGGAAACTTGCTAAGACTCACGTTGTTTCTCATGATGCCGGTTATCATCAGCTTATCTCCCACTG GCTGAGGACTCATTGTTGTATGGAGCCATACATAATAGCGGCAAACAGACAACTAAGTGCCATGCATCCTATCTATAGGCTTTTGTTTCCCCACTTCCGCTACACCATGGAGATCAACGCTCGTGCACGCCAAAGTCTCGTCAACGCAGGTGGAATCATCGAGACTTCTTTCTGGCCTGGCAAGTATTCATTAGAGCTAAGTTCAGACGTCTATGGTAAACTATGGAGGTTCGACAAGGAAGCTTTACCTGCAGACCTCATCAGCAG GGGGCTGGCTGTGGAAGATGAGAACGCGGAACATGGGGTGCGGCTGACGATACCAGACTACCCATTTGCGAATGACGGTCTAATGCTGTGGGATGCACTAAAGGAATGGATCACAGACTATGTGAAGCACTATTATCCAGATGCAGGACTGATCGTGTCGGATGAGGAACTCCAAGAATGGTGGAGTGAAGTGAAGAACATAGGGCACGGAGACAAGAAAGACGAACCATGGTGGCCTGAGCTCAAAACACAAGATGACTTGATTGGCGTGGTGACTACGATTGCGTGGGTGGCTTCAGGTCACCATGCAGCGGTAAACTTTGGACAGTACGGGTATGGAGGGTACTTTCCCAACCGACCAACCACTACAAGGATAAAAATGCCAGTGGAAGAGCCGACAGAGGAAGAGCTTACAGAGTTCTATGAGGAACCAGAGAAGGTGTTGCTCAAGACATTCCCGTCGAGGAAGCAGGCGACGCAAGTGATGGTGACTCTGGATCTACTATCGACCCATTCACCAGACGAAGAGTACTTGGGAGAAGAGCCAGAAGCATCTTGGATAGACGAACCTGTCATCTTTGCTGCATATGAACGATTCAAAGGCAGGCTCCAATATCTAGAAGGTGTGATAGATGAGAGGAACGTGAATGTTTCTCTAAAGAACAGAGCTGGAGCAGGTGTTGTCAAGTACGAGCTTTTGAAGCCCATCTCTGAACCTGGTCTTACCGGAATGGGTGTTCCCTACAGTGTGTCTATATGA
- the LOC108817541 gene encoding protein transport protein SEC31 homolog B — protein MACIKGVDRSASVALAPDAPYMAAGTMAGAVDLSFSSSASLEIFKLDFQSDDRDLPLVGEIPCSERFHRLAWGRNGSGSDEFSLGLIAGGLGDGNIDLWNPLSLTSPQSGVNALVGHLSVHKGAVRGLEFNAITPNLLASGADDGEICIWDLAKPSEPTHFPLLKGSGSSTQGEISFISWNRKVQQILASTSYNGTTVIWDLRKQKPLINFADSVRRRCSVLQWNPDIATQIMVASDDDSSPTLKLWDMRNTMSPVREFTGHQKGVIAMEWCPSDSSYVLTCAKDNRTICWDTNTGEIVAELPAGNNWNFDVHWYPKIPGVISASSFDGKLGIYNIEGCSRYGADENTFGTANLRAPKWYKRPVGASFGFGGKLVSFQAKAPPKGASCIPSEVFLHSLVTEQSLVSRTSEFEAAIENGDKTSLRDLCEKKSEETESKEEKETWGLLKMMFDEEGTTRTKLISHLGFTLPSVEMDHAVNGLSSDLNGTELEDTAVHAREPEESNEAAAFAMDNGEDFFDNFSKPDTPVSTSATEFMPPDTGFTAKEEETQEMPEEEDESFDRVFDDAIQRALVVGDYKEAVDQCISANKMADALVIAHVGGTSLWESTREKYLKMSSAPFMKVVSAMVNNDLTSLVHTRSHKYWKETLALLCTFAQGEQWTSLCDVLASKLMAAGNTLAAVLCYICAGNVDRTVEIWSRSLANERDGRSYAELLQDLMEKTLVLALATGNKTFSASLCKLFESYAEILASQGLLSTAMKYLKVLDSGGLSPELSILRDRISLSAEPETSTVASGNTQLQSTMPYHQEPTQAQPNVLSNPYDNQYQQPYTNSYGGGYAPTAVNPPMQQATMFMPHQVQPAPQPSYPPAPASNAQPSMRSTFVPSTLPALKNANQYQQPTIGSHSFTGPSNNAYPVPPGPGSYVPSGPSQAGQYSNPMMPQVVAPGAGPIGFTPMSTPGVAPRSGTGSVQPPSPPTQQPAPAPAAPPPTVQTADTSNVPAHQKPLIATLTRLFNETSEAVGGARANPPKKREIEDNSKKLGALFVRLNSGEMAKSAAEKLGQLCQALDNHDFSTALQIQVLLTNSDWDECNFWLSALKRMIKTRQNVR, from the exons ATGGCTTGCATCAAGGGGGTGGACAGATCCGCCTCCGTCGCGCTAGCTCCCGACGCTCCTTACATGGCGGCAGGAACCATGGCGGGAGCCGTGGATCTGTCATTCAGCTCTTCGGCAAGTCTCGAGATCTTCAAGCTCGATTTCCAGTCAGACGATCGCGATTTGCCTTTGGTTGGGGAAATCCCCTGCTCGGAGCGATTCCACAGGCTCGCGTGGGGAAGAAACGGATCTGGATCCGATGAGTTCTCCCTCGGTCTTATTGCCGGCGGCCTTGGCGATGGGAACATAGATCTGTGGAATCCGCTTTCTCTAACCAG TCCACAGTCCGGTGTAAATGCACTCGTTGGACATCTTTCAGTTCACAAAGGCGCG GTTCGTGGTCTTGAGTTTAATGCTATCACCCCAAATCTACTTGCCTCTGGAGCTGATGATGGTGAAATTTGCATTTGGGATCTTGCTAAGCCTTCTGAGCCTACTCATTTTCCCCTTCTCAAG GGAAGTGGTTCTTCCACTCAAGGTGAAATCTCTTTTATATCGTGGAATAGAAAAGTTCAACAGATCTTAGCATCTACCTCATACAATGGAACTACTG TAATATGGGACTTGAGGAAGCAGAAGCCTTTAATTAA CTTTGCAGATTCCGTTAGACGCCGGTGCTCTGTTTTGCAATGGAACCCTGACATTGCTACTCAGATAATGGTTGCATCAGATGACGACAGTTCACCTACTCTGAAG CTCTGGGATATGAGGAATACAATGTCACCTGTGCGCGAGTTTACCGGACACCAAAAAG GTGTGATTGCAATGGAGTGGTGTCCAAGTGATAGCTCATATGTTCTTACCTGTGCTAAGGACAACCGTACTATTTGTTGGGACACTAATACAGGAGAG ATTGTGGCTGAGCTACCTGCTGGCAACAATTGGAACTTTGATGTTCATTGGTACCCAAAGATACCTGGAGTTATATCAGCATCTTCATTTGATGGGAAACTTGGCATCTACAACATCGAG GGTTGCAGTCGCTATGGTGCTGATGAGAATACTTTTGGTACTG CTAATTTAAGAGCACCGAAATGGTATAAGCGTCCGGTTGGTGCATCTTTTGGATTTGGGGGAAAACTAGTATCGTTTCAGGCAAAGGCCCCTCCGAAGGGTGCCTCATGCATTCCGTCTGAG GTTTTTTTGCACAGCCTGGTAACAGAACAGAGTTTAGTGAGTCGTACTTCTGAATTTGAAGCCGCCATAGAAAATGGAGATAAGACTTCTCTAAGGGATTTGTGTGAGAAGAAATCTGAAGAGACTGA AtccaaagaagagaaagagacatGGGGCTTGCTGAAAATGATGTTTGATGAGGAAGGAACTACAAGGACAAAGTTGATCAGCCATCTTGGCTTTACTTTACCTTCTGTAGAAATGGATCATGCTGTAAATGGGCTCTCTTCAGATCTTAATGGCACTGAATTAGAGGATACTGCAGTGCATGCACGGGAGCCTGAGGAAAGTAACGAGGCAGCTGCATTTGCTATGGACAATGGAGAAGACTTCTTTGACAACTTTTCTAAACCGGATACACCCGTATCTACCTCTGCCACAGAGTTTATGCCTCCTGACACAGGTTTTActgccaaagaagaagaaactcaagaaatgccagaagaagaagatgaaagttTTGACCGTGTATTTGATGATGCCATCCAACGTGCTTTGGTTGTTGGAGATTACAAGGAAGCGGTGGATCAGTGTATATCTGCAAATAAGATGGCTGATGCTTTAGTTATTGCTCATGTTGGTGGTACATCGTTATGGGAGAGTACTCGTGAGAAATATTTGAAGATGAGTAGTGCACCTTTCAtgaag GTTGTTTCTGCAATGGTGAACAACGATCTCACCAGCCTTGTCCATACAAGGTCACACAAGTACTGGAAAGAAACCCTTGCTCTCCTATGTACT TTTGCACAAGGAGAACAGTGGACCAGCCTGTGTGATGTCCTTGCCTCAAAGTTGATGGCTGCTGGTAACACTTTGGCTGCAGTTCTGTGCTACATTTGCGCAGGCAATGTTGACAGAACAGTAGAAATTTGGTCGAGAAGCCTTGCGAACGAGCGTGATGGAAGATCTTATGCAGAGCTTCTTCAG GATCTTATGGAGAAGACTCTTGTCCTTGCTTTAGCAACTGGCAACAAAACGTTCAGTGCATCTCTGTGTAAACTCTTTGAGAGTTATGCGGAGATATTGGCCAGCCAAGGGCTTCTTTCAACGGCAATGAAGTACTTAAAAGTTCTGGATTCTGGTGGCTTGTCACCTGAACTCTCTATATTACGTGATCGCATTTCTCTTTCTGCAGAACCTG AGACTAGCACTGTAGCTTCAGGCAACACTCAGCTTCAAAGCACCATGCCATATCACCAG GAGCCAACTCAGGCGCAACCAAATGTTCTAAGTAACCCATATGATAATCAGTATCAACAACCATACACTAATTCTTATGGTGGAGGATATGCCCCCACAGCTGTAAATCCACCTATGCAGCAAGCAACCATGTTTATGCCTCACCAAGTTCAGCCAGCACCGCAG CCATCTTATCCTCCGGCTCCTGCAAGCAATGCTCAGCCCTCCATGAGATCTACTTTTGTTCCTTCAACTCTCCCTGCACTGAAGAATGCAAACCAGTATCAGCAGCCAACCATTGGTTCCCATTCATTCACC GGACCATCTAACAATGCATACCCTGTTCCCCCTGGCCCTGGTTCATATGTACCTTCTGGCCCTTCACAAGCTGGGCAATATTCTAATCCCATGATGCCCCAAGTCGTTGCTCCAGGAGCTGGACCCATAGGATTTACGCCTATGTCAACTCCAGGAGTTGCTCCAAGATCTGGAACAGGTTCTGTGCAACCACCAAGTCCTCCAACACAGCAGCCAGCACCTGCGCCTGCAGCTCCGCCACCAACTGTTCAGACTGCAGATACTTCCAACGTCCCAG CGCACCAGAAACCTTTGATAGCAACGTTGACAAGGCTTTTCAATGAGACATCGGAAGCAGTGGGAGGTGCACGTGCAAATCCTCCTAAGAAGCGTGAGATAGAAGACAACTCAAAAAAATTAGGGGCTTTGTTTGTGAGACTTAACAGCGGAGAAATGGCCAAGAGTGCCGCAGAAAAACTCGGACAGCTCTGCCAAGCTCTGGACAACCATGACTTCAGTACGGCCCTTCAGATACAG GTACTTCTGACGAACAGCGATTGGGATGAGTGCAACTTCTGGCTGTCGGCATTAAAGCGGATGATCAAGACCAGGCAAAATGTGCGATGA
- the LOC108818362 gene encoding 2-methyl-6-phytyl-1,4-hydroquinone methyltransferase, chloroplastic, translating into MASFMLNGAITFPKGLGFTGSKLQARSIPPLSLVPNTAAATTRRPSVATRCSSSSSSVSAPRPSAQPRFIQHKKEAYWFYRFLSIVYDHIINPGHWTEDMRDDALEPADLNNPNLRVVDVGGGTGFTTLGIVKTVKAKNVTILDQSPHQLAKAKQKEPLKECTIVEGDAEDLPFRTDYADRYVSAGSIEYWPDPQRGIREAYRVLKIGGKACLIGPVHPTFWLSRFFADVWMLFPKEEEYIEWFTKAGFKDVQLKRIGPKWYRGVRRHGLIMGCSVTGVKPASGDSPLQLGPKEEDVEKPVNNPFSFLGRFLLGTLAAAWFVLIPIYMWIKDQIVPKDQPI; encoded by the exons ATGGCTTCTTTCATGCTTAACGGTGCCATCACCTTCCCCAAGGGATTAGGTTTCACCGGTTCCAAACTCCAAGCGAGATCAATTCCTCCGCTGAGCTTGGTCCCAAACACAGCCGCCGCCACGACGCGGAGACCCTCAGTGGCAACCagatgcagcagcagcagcagcagcgtgTCGGCGCCAAGGCCATCTGCGCAGCCCAGGTTCATTCAGCACAAGAAGGAGGCCTACTGGTTCTACAGGTTCCTGTCCATCGTGTACGACCACATCATCAATCCCGGCCACTGGACGGAGGATATGAGGGACGACGCTCTCGAGCCGGCGGATCTGAACAATCCTAACCTGCGCGTAGTCGACGTCGGAGGCGGGACTGGTTTCACCACGCTGGGCATCGTCAAGACGGTGAAAGCTAAGAACGTGACGATTCTCGACCAGTCGCCACATCAGCTGGCCAAGGCGAAACAGAAGGAGCCGTTGAAGGAGTGCACGATCGTGGAAGGAGATGCAGAGGATCTCCCTTTTCGTACTGATTATGCCGACAGATACGTCTCTGCTGGaag CATTGAGTACTGGCCTGACCCGCAGAGGGGAATAAGGGAAGCCTACAGAGTTCTCAAGATCGGTGGGAAAGCATGTCTAATTGGCCCTGTCCACCCAACCTTCTGGCTTTCTCGCTTCTTTGCAGATGTCTGGATGCTTTTCCCCAAGGAGGAAGAGTACATTGAGTGGTTCACCAAAGCTGGTTTCAAGGACGTTCAGCTTAAGAGGATTGGCCCCAAGTGGTACCGTGGTGTTCGCAGGCACGGTCTTATCATGGGATGCTCTGTCACCGGTGTCAAACCTGCCTCTGGTGACTCTCCTCTCCAG CTTGGACCAAAGGAAGAGGACGTAGAGAAGCCTGTAAACAATCCTTTCTCCTTCTTGGGACGCTTCCTCTTGGGTACCCTAGCGGCTGCCTGGTTTGTGTTAATCCCGATCTACATGTGGATCAAGGATCAAATTGTTCCCAAAGACCAACCCATCTGA